From Streptomyces sp. TLI_105, the proteins below share one genomic window:
- a CDS encoding IS630 family transposase yields MAPPVKVRRLTEQEGQKLQHIVRRGSTSSVRFRRAMMLLASAGGSTVPVIARLVQADEDTVRDVIHRFNEIGLACLNPQWAGGRPRLLNRDDEDFVIQTATTRPTMLDKPFTRWLIRKLADHLRRNIARPVRIGRETLRCLLARRGITFQRTKTWKESPGPAFDAKLARIEYAVNERPDRTFAFDEFGPLGIRPTAGSCWAEQNRPDRLPATFRRTHGITYFHGCYSVGDDKLWGINRRRKGIDHTWAALRTIRAARPDGAPIYVILDNLSAHLNWRIRRWAAKNKVELCFTPTYASWANPIEAHFGPLRQFTLANSHHPDHTVQTRALHAYLRWRNQNARHPDVLAAQRRERARIRSERGIRWGGRPLPTAA; encoded by the coding sequence ATGGCACCACCGGTCAAGGTCCGCAGGCTGACGGAGCAGGAGGGACAGAAGCTCCAGCACATCGTTCGGCGGGGCAGTACCAGCTCGGTGCGGTTCCGGCGGGCGATGATGCTGCTGGCCTCGGCCGGCGGCAGCACTGTCCCGGTGATCGCGCGTCTGGTCCAGGCGGACGAGGACACCGTCCGCGACGTGATCCACCGCTTCAATGAGATCGGGCTCGCATGCCTGAACCCTCAGTGGGCGGGAGGCCGTCCCCGCCTGCTGAACCGTGACGACGAGGACTTCGTCATCCAGACGGCCACCACCCGCCCGACCATGTTGGACAAGCCCTTCACCCGCTGGTTGATCCGCAAACTCGCCGACCACCTGCGCCGCAACATCGCCAGGCCCGTCCGCATCGGCCGCGAGACCCTACGGTGCTTACTCGCCCGCCGCGGGATCACCTTCCAGCGGACGAAGACCTGGAAGGAATCCCCAGGCCCGGCCTTCGACGCCAAGCTCGCCCGGATCGAGTACGCGGTCAACGAGCGGCCGGACCGCACGTTCGCCTTCGATGAGTTCGGGCCGCTGGGCATCCGCCCCACCGCCGGCTCCTGCTGGGCTGAACAAAACCGCCCCGACCGGCTGCCGGCTACGTTCCGCCGCACCCACGGCATCACCTACTTCCACGGCTGCTACTCCGTCGGCGACGACAAGCTGTGGGGGATCAACCGGCGCCGCAAAGGCATCGATCACACCTGGGCCGCCCTGCGAACGATCCGAGCCGCCCGCCCGGACGGCGCCCCGATCTACGTGATCCTCGACAACCTCTCCGCCCACCTGAACTGGAGAATCCGCAGATGGGCGGCGAAGAACAAGGTCGAGCTGTGCTTCACACCCACCTACGCGTCCTGGGCCAACCCCATCGAGGCCCACTTCGGGCCGCTTCGGCAGTTCACCCTGGCCAACTCCCACCATCCGGACCACACTGTCCAGACCCGGGCCCTGCACGCCTACCTGCGCTGGCGCAACCAGAACGCCCGCCACCCCGACGTCCTGGCCGCCCAACGACGCGAACGCGCACGCATCCGCAGCGAACGGGGCATCCGCTGGGGCGGTAGACCACTACCGACCGCAGCCTGA
- a CDS encoding flavodoxin domain-containing protein: MASVRILCASEHHSTQEIADRIGERLCLNGHRVEIQALRASSEGQGPLPGDALVLGSAVHDGAWLPAAEGFARNNADRLGDQPTWMFSVGMAAALPGPLRRLAERMVQPRIAALVELVRPRDHRSFSGVIRREHLDRKGALLFRLLGCRYGDHRDWAAIDAWADDIAR; the protein is encoded by the coding sequence ATAGCCTCCGTTCGGATCCTCTGTGCCTCCGAGCACCACTCCACGCAGGAGATCGCCGACCGGATCGGTGAGCGATTGTGCCTGAACGGACACCGTGTGGAGATCCAGGCGCTGCGCGCATCCTCCGAGGGGCAGGGGCCCTTGCCGGGCGACGCGCTCGTGCTGGGCAGCGCGGTCCACGACGGTGCCTGGCTGCCGGCGGCGGAAGGCTTCGCCAGGAACAACGCCGATCGCCTGGGCGATCAGCCGACGTGGATGTTCAGCGTCGGCATGGCCGCGGCCCTGCCGGGACCGTTGCGCCGGCTTGCCGAACGTATGGTGCAGCCGCGCATCGCCGCTCTCGTCGAGCTTGTCCGCCCTCGGGACCATCGGAGTTTCTCGGGCGTGATCCGGCGCGAGCACCTCGATCGGAAGGGTGCCTTGTTGTTCCGTTTGCTCGGTTGCCGCTACGGGGACCACCGGGACTGGGCGGCGATCGACGCCTGGGCGGACGACATCGCCCGGTAG
- a CDS encoding transporter — MKELLLMLADIWMIFAGFFYGWKLIRQYGNYLLGLEWLIIATSGSNFLAWSLLGGDTGSPMYAIAYFFDAFSRSVGVSLILIMGLMRVTHRYKPTKAVDIAVFALGIVAGLYLRQFHGHGLHVVPAVFYVVVNAISTVFLAYFSWRLWKIRARGLAAAAALTTAAAATIAVTYDFFPIPGDDEYGTIFYILALSTWGTQAFVYFLSYRALHDHNVATDTEGASNEPSIARS; from the coding sequence ATGAAAGAACTGCTCCTCATGCTGGCCGACATCTGGATGATCTTCGCCGGCTTCTTCTACGGATGGAAACTCATCCGGCAGTACGGCAATTACCTGCTCGGCCTGGAATGGCTCATCATCGCCACGTCCGGCTCGAACTTCCTCGCCTGGTCCCTCCTCGGAGGCGACACGGGAAGTCCCATGTACGCCATCGCGTACTTCTTCGACGCGTTCTCGCGATCGGTGGGCGTCTCCCTGATCCTCATCATGGGTCTGATGCGAGTGACGCACCGGTACAAGCCGACGAAGGCGGTCGACATCGCCGTGTTCGCGCTGGGCATCGTCGCCGGGCTGTACCTCCGGCAGTTCCACGGTCATGGACTCCACGTCGTTCCGGCGGTGTTCTACGTCGTCGTCAACGCGATCTCCACCGTGTTCCTCGCCTACTTCTCGTGGCGGCTCTGGAAGATCCGCGCCAGGGGCCTGGCCGCCGCTGCCGCGCTGACCACCGCCGCGGCGGCCACGATCGCCGTCACGTACGACTTCTTCCCGATTCCTGGCGACGACGAATACGGGACGATCTTCTACATCCTCGCTCTCAGCACCTGGGGCACCCAGGCCTTCGTGTACTTCCTCTCGTACCGAGCCCTGCACGACCACAACGTGGCGACGGATACGGAGGGGGCTTCGAACGAACCGAGCATCGCTCGCTCCTGA
- a CDS encoding TetR/AcrR family transcriptional regulator, whose product MAYVSAEARREQLIEAAVRVIAREGADGATTRKIADEAKAPLASLHYCFQNKENLLLAVFAQLSEEMPVAADLPEGEGASLGDVLELCLTGAMRWSVENPVRARAMIEVTLWAERYDPELSVGFYATFLRSSEAVLRQVDVSLPDEELQSVLRVTMCLVDGLSLQLFSDGDKERTLRDTATACAMLKAFLKEGARETA is encoded by the coding sequence ATGGCGTACGTGTCGGCGGAGGCGCGGCGGGAGCAGTTGATCGAGGCGGCCGTGCGGGTGATCGCACGCGAGGGCGCCGACGGAGCCACCACCCGGAAGATCGCCGATGAGGCGAAGGCACCCCTCGCCTCCCTCCACTACTGCTTCCAGAACAAGGAGAACCTCCTGCTCGCCGTCTTCGCGCAGCTCTCCGAGGAGATGCCCGTCGCCGCCGATCTGCCGGAGGGCGAGGGCGCGAGCCTGGGGGACGTTCTCGAGCTGTGCCTGACGGGCGCCATGCGGTGGAGCGTGGAGAACCCCGTCAGGGCGCGGGCCATGATCGAGGTCACGCTGTGGGCGGAGCGCTACGACCCCGAGCTTTCGGTCGGCTTCTACGCCACCTTTCTCAGGTCGTCGGAGGCCGTCCTGCGCCAGGTCGACGTGTCGCTCCCGGACGAGGAGCTGCAGTCCGTGCTGAGGGTCACGATGTGCCTGGTCGACGGGCTCTCGCTGCAGCTGTTCTCGGACGGCGACAAGGAGCGCACGTTGCGTGACACGGCGACCGCCTGCGCGATGCTGAAAGCCTTCCTGAAGGAGGGTGCGCGAGAGACCGCCTGA
- a CDS encoding SpoIIE family protein phosphatase, which translates to MSELSNPPDAGPSRGGLSAGVAAADDAIMVLDDERRLVGWSREAEALFGYRPDEVLGRPADAILADADTGAGVFADGRRRGRTPDIRSVRHRDGHRVDVAVDCRRLSDGASGVAWLVRAMPARELRERTVDRAVTAGIYHQSPVLLTIYETDGRIRWFNHAVEAQFGVRVEECAGKFQKSLLPEGMLLYDEGREVQDVEEIIRRVARTGEPVIDMRYRSVTPLEPLREHVWTASYFVLNDEEGVPVGVCETGVDISERYVAQQRLALLSRAGASIGGTLDMRRTAGELGDLVVPEFADAVVVGLFASVLSGQDPPVPANGGKAGSELCEVARNARAAAVGDIAAAALDEAGPRCLADAAPVSDPASGALVVPLESRGVAMGVVAFVRSAPRDPFDAEEVALAEELASRTAVCVDNARRYAREHATALTLQQDLLPRALPRSAGVELAHRYLPAAGPVGVGGDWYDVIPLSGARVGFVVGDVAGHGMNAAATMGRLRTTVAALAALDLAPEELLARLDDLVIQAGAIRTADEEEDQAFGVTCLYAIYDPVSRRCVMARAGHPPPALVTPGGRAELLDLPAGPPLGLGGLPFESVEVEVPEGAVLVLYTDGLVESRDRDIDAGIRALCEAVSRPGRDPLEHLCDRVTAALLPRPPEDDAALLLIRMHALAEDQVSTWGIPADPGEVGRARSLVGERLERWEVDESASFIVELAVSELVTNAIRYGRPPIRLRLIRERGLIVEVSDGGHTSPHLRRAAMEDEGGRGLFLVAQLTQRWGTRYTPTGKTIWTELSLDPHELTPLAFGL; encoded by the coding sequence ATGAGTGAGCTCAGCAACCCCCCGGACGCGGGACCCTCGCGAGGCGGTCTTTCCGCCGGTGTGGCTGCGGCCGATGACGCAATCATGGTGCTGGACGACGAGCGGCGGCTCGTGGGGTGGAGCCGAGAGGCCGAGGCGCTGTTCGGATATCGCCCGGACGAGGTGTTGGGACGCCCTGCCGACGCGATCCTGGCCGACGCGGACACCGGCGCCGGCGTGTTCGCCGACGGGAGGCGTCGTGGGCGGACGCCGGACATCCGGTCGGTACGCCACCGTGACGGGCACCGCGTCGACGTGGCCGTCGACTGCCGTCGACTGTCCGACGGCGCATCCGGGGTTGCCTGGCTCGTCCGGGCGATGCCCGCGAGAGAACTGCGCGAGCGGACCGTCGATCGGGCCGTGACGGCCGGGATCTATCACCAGTCGCCCGTCCTGCTCACCATCTACGAGACGGACGGCCGGATTCGCTGGTTCAATCACGCGGTCGAAGCGCAGTTCGGCGTCCGCGTGGAGGAATGCGCAGGGAAGTTTCAGAAGAGCCTCCTCCCGGAGGGGATGCTCCTGTACGACGAAGGCCGTGAGGTGCAGGACGTCGAGGAGATCATCCGACGCGTCGCGCGGACCGGCGAACCGGTGATCGACATGCGCTACCGGAGCGTCACCCCGCTGGAGCCCCTGCGTGAGCACGTCTGGACCGCCTCGTACTTCGTGCTCAACGACGAGGAAGGGGTGCCCGTCGGGGTCTGCGAGACCGGCGTGGACATCAGCGAGCGTTACGTGGCGCAGCAGCGCCTGGCGTTGCTCAGCAGGGCGGGGGCCAGTATCGGTGGGACTCTGGACATGCGGCGCACGGCGGGTGAGCTGGGCGATCTGGTGGTTCCGGAGTTCGCGGACGCGGTCGTGGTCGGCCTGTTCGCGTCGGTCCTGAGCGGGCAGGACCCCCCGGTGCCGGCGAACGGCGGCAAGGCCGGTTCCGAGCTGTGCGAGGTGGCCCGGAACGCCCGGGCCGCGGCGGTCGGTGACATCGCGGCTGCGGCCCTGGACGAGGCAGGTCCGAGGTGTCTCGCGGACGCCGCGCCCGTCTCCGACCCGGCGTCCGGCGCTCTGGTGGTGCCGTTGGAGTCCCGGGGCGTGGCGATGGGGGTGGTGGCCTTCGTACGGTCCGCGCCGCGTGATCCCTTCGATGCCGAGGAAGTCGCGCTGGCCGAGGAATTGGCGTCCCGCACCGCAGTGTGTGTGGACAACGCCCGCCGGTATGCCCGAGAGCACGCGACCGCGCTGACGTTGCAGCAAGACCTCCTGCCCCGCGCGCTGCCCCGGTCGGCCGGGGTGGAGCTGGCCCATCGCTATCTACCGGCAGCGGGGCCGGTGGGTGTCGGTGGGGACTGGTACGACGTCATCCCGCTGTCCGGGGCACGCGTCGGGTTCGTGGTCGGGGACGTGGCGGGCCATGGCATGAACGCGGCTGCCACGATGGGGCGCCTGCGTACGACCGTGGCCGCCCTTGCGGCGCTCGATCTCGCACCCGAAGAACTTCTCGCCCGCCTGGACGACCTGGTGATCCAGGCCGGTGCCATCCGGACGGCGGACGAGGAGGAGGATCAGGCGTTCGGCGTCACCTGCCTGTACGCGATCTACGACCCGGTCTCGCGGCGCTGCGTCATGGCACGAGCGGGCCATCCTCCGCCTGCGCTGGTCACGCCAGGCGGACGGGCCGAACTCCTCGACCTTCCCGCCGGGCCGCCGCTGGGCCTGGGCGGCCTTCCCTTCGAGAGCGTGGAGGTCGAGGTTCCGGAAGGCGCTGTGCTTGTGCTGTACACCGACGGACTGGTGGAAAGCCGGGACCGGGACATCGATGCGGGGATTCGTGCCCTGTGCGAGGCGGTTTCCCGCCCTGGGCGCGACCCTCTGGAACACCTCTGCGACAGGGTCACCGCCGCGTTGCTGCCGCGGCCGCCGGAGGACGACGCCGCCTTGCTCCTGATCCGGATGCACGCCCTCGCGGAGGACCAGGTGTCCACCTGGGGCATACCCGCCGACCCCGGCGAAGTGGGCCGCGCGCGGTCGCTGGTCGGTGAACGGCTCGAACGGTGGGAAGTCGACGAGAGCGCCTCCTTCATCGTGGAACTCGCCGTCAGCGAACTGGTCACCAACGCGATCCGCTATGGCCGCCCACCGATCCGCCTGCGGCTGATCCGGGAACGCGGACTCATCGTCGAAGTCTCCGACGGCGGCCACACCTCCCCGCACCTGCGGCGAGCCGCGATGGAGGACGAGGGAGGCCGCGGCCTCTTCCTCGTCGCACAGCTGACGCAACGCTGGGGAACCCGCTACACACCGACCGGCAAGACGATCTGGACCGAACTGTCTTTGGATCCCCACGAGCTCACGCCCCTGGCGTTCGGGCTGTGA
- a CDS encoding immunity 53 family protein, with the protein MSDSGHVLGWLQDWYMEQCDGDWEHEWGVKIDTLDNPGWIVRIDLEETDLEEREYPRQDVERTTHDWVSAWTSDKVFHVACGPGNLTEALTMFRSWATEKTPCRTAGDPQLGEPSRSEH; encoded by the coding sequence ATGAGCGATTCCGGACATGTCCTTGGCTGGCTGCAGGACTGGTATATGGAGCAGTGCGACGGTGACTGGGAGCACGAGTGGGGCGTGAAGATCGACACGCTTGACAACCCAGGCTGGATAGTTCGCATAGATCTAGAGGAAACGGACCTCGAAGAGCGCGAATACCCGCGTCAGGATGTCGAACGCACCACGCACGACTGGGTCTCGGCATGGACATCCGACAAGGTTTTCCACGTTGCTTGCGGCCCCGGCAACCTCACCGAGGCCCTCACGATGTTCCGCTCCTGGGCGACCGAGAAGACCCCGTGCAGGACAGCGGGAGACCCTCAACTCGGTGAACCTTCCCGGTCAGAGCACTAG
- a CDS encoding NAD(P)-binding domain-containing protein: MSDTTGAKTYDVAVLGCGPMGAALARNFAAKGRKTAAWNRSPAKAEALAPHGVSPIQDIDEAVRSSKLVVACISTYDAAREVLAGVTDWSGTTLVNVGTGTPAQAAEWQAWAGERGVPYLDGAILCYPPQIGTEEGLVLYSGSSQAWVEHEQTLMATGANSALVSGDAKAASVLDAGIMGAFYVPALSAYVEAATYALDQGVVPDTFNALSEMLFQTFAVMAKESVAAIASDQHETDIAHLSAYAEGCRAGLDVMQATGFKARLLKATVENLNEAEKAGFGELGFFALTKVARTGG; this comes from the coding sequence ATGTCTGACACCACAGGAGCCAAGACGTACGACGTGGCCGTGCTCGGCTGCGGACCCATGGGCGCCGCGCTGGCCCGCAACTTCGCCGCAAAGGGCCGCAAGACGGCCGCGTGGAACCGCTCCCCGGCCAAGGCCGAAGCCCTCGCACCCCACGGAGTGAGCCCGATCCAGGACATCGACGAGGCCGTGCGGTCCTCAAAGCTGGTGGTCGCCTGCATCTCGACGTACGACGCGGCGCGCGAGGTGCTCGCAGGTGTCACCGACTGGAGCGGCACCACGCTGGTCAACGTCGGCACCGGCACCCCGGCACAGGCCGCGGAATGGCAGGCCTGGGCCGGCGAGCGCGGCGTTCCGTACCTCGACGGCGCGATTCTCTGCTACCCGCCGCAGATCGGCACCGAGGAAGGTCTGGTCCTCTACTCGGGCTCATCACAGGCGTGGGTCGAGCACGAGCAGACCCTGATGGCGACGGGCGCCAACTCGGCGCTGGTGTCGGGCGACGCCAAGGCCGCCAGCGTGCTCGACGCCGGCATCATGGGCGCGTTCTACGTGCCGGCGCTGAGCGCCTATGTCGAGGCGGCGACCTACGCCCTGGACCAGGGCGTCGTCCCGGATACCTTCAACGCGCTGAGCGAGATGCTCTTCCAGACCTTCGCCGTCATGGCGAAGGAGTCGGTCGCCGCGATCGCGAGCGACCAGCACGAGACCGACATCGCCCATCTGAGCGCATACGCCGAGGGCTGCCGTGCCGGGCTCGACGTCATGCAGGCCACGGGCTTCAAGGCCAGGCTGCTCAAGGCCACCGTGGAAAACCTGAACGAGGCCGAGAAGGCCGGCTTCGGAGAACTCGGCTTCTTCGCCCTCACGAAGGTGGCGCGCACCGGCGGCTGA
- a CDS encoding MFS transporter → MTEIPQPDALAREVPSRPAPHKGALIGVAALLVVLTNAVVFVLPPLLSVIQAQYHLATVADTTWVYSVLTLGGGAGFILLPRLADVHGDRNASVAASAFLTLGALIPAVGDSYPTLLVGCTLMGFGGAAQLLPLGFLRRNLGESGISVGVAVLVIATGVGIVAGMIGGGFIVENLSLRSFFVILTAACAATTVASYATIPHAPPAERARRIGVLGTVWMIAWVAAILLTLTQGLVWGSAALIPLVAGVVGGIAWVRVERRSSSAVFDVALMKAPLVTASCLCIALFAAVNSAFLLLLSTYAQIASEALRPADAYGLGLSALDTAWLMVPFAAAFLVRGSVLDRALFNGRGVPVFILGALISAAGLAWLAVAHDRPWHYLVGAAVMGLGCRIGYTASFTLVQMAVPEEKAGMAAGAAGTFMAVGFAFGTALVSGDLSASVVPVPGTGLEVAAKGLYGIGYGISGLLALLVVVTVLISRARSGRRAEAAAS, encoded by the coding sequence ATGACAGAAATCCCTCAGCCCGACGCACTCGCCCGCGAGGTGCCTTCTCGCCCTGCGCCGCACAAGGGGGCGCTCATCGGCGTAGCCGCGCTGCTGGTCGTCCTGACCAACGCGGTCGTCTTCGTCCTGCCGCCCCTCCTGTCGGTCATCCAGGCGCAGTACCACCTCGCCACAGTGGCCGACACGACATGGGTCTACTCGGTGCTGACCCTGGGCGGGGGAGCCGGCTTCATCCTGTTGCCGCGTCTCGCCGACGTGCACGGCGACCGGAACGCCTCCGTGGCGGCCTCCGCGTTCCTCACGCTCGGCGCGCTCATTCCGGCCGTCGGCGACTCGTATCCGACCCTTCTGGTCGGCTGCACTCTCATGGGCTTCGGCGGCGCGGCGCAGCTGCTCCCGCTCGGTTTCCTGCGCCGCAATCTCGGTGAGAGCGGCATCTCGGTGGGAGTCGCGGTCCTGGTCATCGCCACCGGCGTCGGCATCGTCGCCGGCATGATCGGCGGCGGCTTCATCGTCGAGAACCTGTCGCTGCGAAGCTTCTTCGTCATCCTCACCGCCGCATGCGCGGCCACGACCGTTGCGTCCTACGCCACGATCCCGCACGCCCCGCCCGCCGAGCGCGCCCGCCGCATCGGAGTGCTCGGCACGGTGTGGATGATCGCGTGGGTCGCTGCCATCCTGCTCACTCTGACGCAGGGCCTCGTGTGGGGCAGCGCCGCGCTCATTCCGCTGGTGGCCGGCGTCGTCGGCGGCATCGCCTGGGTGCGCGTGGAGCGGAGGTCGTCCTCGGCGGTGTTCGACGTGGCACTGATGAAGGCGCCCCTGGTCACCGCTTCCTGTCTGTGCATCGCGTTGTTCGCGGCGGTGAACTCGGCCTTCCTGCTCCTGCTCAGCACGTACGCCCAGATCGCTTCCGAGGCTCTTCGCCCCGCGGACGCCTACGGCCTCGGGCTCAGCGCGCTGGACACCGCGTGGCTCATGGTGCCCTTCGCGGCTGCGTTCCTGGTGCGCGGTTCGGTGCTCGACCGTGCCTTGTTCAACGGGCGTGGTGTGCCCGTCTTCATCCTCGGGGCGCTCATCAGCGCGGCGGGACTCGCCTGGCTCGCCGTGGCGCACGACCGGCCGTGGCACTACCTCGTGGGCGCTGCCGTGATGGGTCTCGGATGCAGGATCGGCTACACCGCAAGCTTCACCCTGGTGCAGATGGCGGTGCCCGAGGAGAAGGCCGGCATGGCCGCCGGTGCCGCCGGCACCTTCATGGCCGTCGGTTTCGCCTTCGGCACGGCACTGGTCAGCGGCGACCTCAGCGCCTCCGTGGTCCCGGTGCCCGGAACCGGACTCGAAGTCGCCGCAAAGGGCCTCTACGGCATCGGCTACGGGATCTCCGGCCTTCTCGCCCTGCTCGTCGTGGTGACCGTGCTGATCTCCCGCGCCCGGTCCGGCCGACGGGCCGAAGCCGCCGCGTCCTGA
- a CDS encoding alpha/beta hydrolase: protein MTNPPIPPVERPTPAPGPDGRPARPSATATATATATATEAAPPPAWRGLLDPESLLAADFLAEVLPQPLHTLGLEGVRRFAAPQPPPRRTRVASVTEEDATWTDAFGVVRSVPVRVYRPHAPGADTAGLPCLLYLHGGGFTVGSLDGVDEVCRLFSHHAECVVVSVDYRLAPEHPFPAAIDDTRAAHAWLVENADRLGIDSRRVAVGGDSAGGGLAASLCLDLRSRGLPQPALQILVYPAVDDSFARPSWTEFADAPLMGAADAQWFWRQYVSDGGIAPGSLAVPFKAATLAGLAPAHVITAEVDCLRDDAEAYARRLGAEGVPVRHRRYRGVYHGFFTEIDAFTKATEAVADACTSLRGVFTDRGLPR, encoded by the coding sequence GTGACCAATCCCCCCATCCCTCCCGTCGAGCGACCCACACCAGCGCCCGGCCCGGACGGCAGGCCGGCCCGGCCGAGCGCCACCGCCACCGCCACCGCCACCGCCACCGCCACCGAGGCGGCACCTCCGCCCGCGTGGCGCGGGCTCCTGGATCCCGAATCACTCCTGGCAGCCGACTTTCTGGCCGAGGTGCTCCCACAGCCTCTGCACACCCTCGGCCTGGAGGGAGTGCGGCGGTTCGCGGCCCCGCAGCCTCCGCCCCGACGGACCCGGGTCGCGTCCGTGACGGAAGAGGACGCCACCTGGACCGACGCGTTCGGGGTGGTCCGCTCCGTGCCGGTTCGGGTCTATCGGCCCCATGCGCCGGGCGCGGATACGGCCGGCCTGCCCTGCCTGCTCTATCTCCACGGTGGGGGCTTCACTGTCGGCAGCCTGGACGGCGTCGACGAAGTGTGCCGTCTCTTCAGCCACCACGCCGAGTGCGTCGTGGTCTCGGTCGACTACCGGCTGGCCCCCGAGCATCCGTTCCCCGCCGCCATCGACGACACCAGGGCGGCCCACGCCTGGCTCGTCGAGAACGCGGACCGCCTCGGCATCGACAGCCGCCGCGTAGCGGTCGGCGGCGACTCGGCCGGCGGAGGACTGGCGGCGTCGCTCTGCCTCGACCTGCGCAGCCGCGGACTGCCCCAGCCCGCGCTCCAGATCCTCGTCTACCCGGCGGTGGACGACTCTTTCGCACGCCCGTCCTGGACCGAGTTCGCGGACGCACCCCTGATGGGGGCCGCCGACGCGCAGTGGTTCTGGCGTCAGTACGTGAGCGACGGCGGCATTGCTCCTGGCTCACTCGCGGTGCCCTTCAAGGCCGCGACCCTCGCCGGTCTCGCCCCCGCCCACGTCATCACCGCGGAAGTGGACTGCCTCCGCGACGACGCCGAGGCATATGCGCGCCGGCTCGGGGCAGAGGGCGTCCCGGTGCGGCACCGCCGGTACCGCGGCGTGTACCACGGGTTCTTCACAGAGATCGACGCCTTCACGAAGGCCACCGAAGCCGTCGCGGATGCGTGTACCAGCCTGCGCGGCGTCTTCACCGATAGGGGCCTCCCTAGGTGA
- a CDS encoding FtsX-like permease family protein, whose protein sequence is MAGSRLRPPLRRSRRLLRQHRRPGRRLLRPRGHPQPDGSPDGPQRTEGHRRRAQQRDGLLPGYRRQFDHLPRGDERAGDARAVRHPGTERLRAGENRPRHRTRRPGDPTAGRAALVQPGRHAHRVGHPAPVRLQHRLLPPHAGFPRAGPRRGHHRPRRGHGPCRARTPTHHRHPAGLGFRARTVQRSFLWESTFVAGEGIVLGSLLGVLTTWLMYSNSAAFEGLEGGFPVEWASICGLAAATFVASLLATIGPARRAAAIRPALAVRVTE, encoded by the coding sequence GTGGCGGGCTCTCGCCTCCGACCCCCGCTACGTCGTTCTCGACGGCTTCTTCGGCAGCACCGGCGGCCCGGCCGGCGACTACTACGACCCCGGGGACACCCTCAGCCTGACGGATCCCCGGACGGGCCGCAGCGAACAGAAGGTCATCGCCGGCGTGCTCAGCAACGGGATGGTCTTCTACCCGGGTACCGGCGCCAGTTCGACCACCTACCCCGTGGTGATGAGCGAGCAGGCGACGCGCGAGCTGTTCGGCACCCAGGCACAGAACGCCTCCGCGCTGGTGAGAACCGGCCCCGGCACCGCACCCGACGCCCTGGCGACCCGACTGCAGGGCGAGCAGCTCTCGTCCAGCCTGGTCGCCACGCCCATCGAGTCGGACATCCGGCGCCAGTTCGACTCCAGCACCGCCTTCTTCCGCCTCATGCAGGGTTTCCTCGTGCTGGGCCTCGGCGTGGGCATCACCGGCCTCGGCGTGGTCATGGTCCGTGCCGTGCGCGAACGCCGACGCACCATCGGCATCCTGCGGGCCTCGGGTTCCGGGCGCGGACCGTCCAGCGGTCCTTCCTCTGGGAGAGCACCTTCGTCGCCGGGGAGGGAATCGTGCTCGGCTCGCTCCTCGGCGTGCTGACCACCTGGCTCATGTACAGCAACAGCGCCGCGTTCGAGGGCCTCGAAGGAGGATTCCCGGTCGAATGGGCCAGCATCTGCGGCCTGGCCGCGGCCACCTTCGTCGCCTCGCTCCTGGCCACGATCGGGCCGGCCCGGCGCGCGGCCGCCATCCGTCCGGCCCTCGCGGTCCGCGTCACCGAATGA
- a CDS encoding TipAS antibiotic-recognition domain-containing protein, giving the protein MGNSYEDECRRSLAEEQARSLAQTNDWEHVDRERVHQDWDVLYREITAFLDGGSLPGDQQIQELVRRHFDIVCRFYTPSREAYVGMSLFYAEDEAMRAFHDSYHPGLVEFMGAAIKVFAEQGSGFAPSAGAEASV; this is encoded by the coding sequence GTGGGGAACAGTTACGAGGACGAGTGTCGCCGGTCGTTGGCCGAGGAGCAGGCGAGGAGCCTTGCCCAGACCAATGACTGGGAACATGTGGACAGGGAGCGGGTCCACCAGGACTGGGACGTCCTGTACCGGGAGATCACGGCTTTCCTGGACGGCGGCTCCCTACCCGGAGACCAGCAGATCCAGGAGCTCGTCCGCAGGCACTTCGACATCGTCTGCCGGTTCTACACCCCCTCCAGGGAGGCGTACGTCGGCATGTCGCTCTTCTACGCCGAGGACGAGGCCATGAGGGCGTTCCACGATTCCTACCACCCCGGGCTGGTGGAGTTCATGGGCGCCGCGATCAAGGTGTTCGCCGAGCAGGGAAGCGGGTTCGCCCCCAGCGCAGGGGCCGAGGCTTCGGTGTAG